The Saccharomonospora glauca K62 genome has a segment encoding these proteins:
- a CDS encoding nitroreductase/quinone reductase family protein — MSDFNKAVIEEFRAHEGRAGGPFENARLLLLTTTGARSGRPHTVPLAFLPDDRGRLLVIASAAGSPRHPAWYHNLRADPRVTVEIGAFTFEAETEILSGWERDETFARIVAAIPKWAEYQRKTDRVIPVVALTLGEAEPSDRRRGDELVAVHDMFRRELALVRHEISGSGPRLGAQLRINCLMVCRGLSRHHVTEDAELFPVLDEEHPELGPVVRRLRAEHEAVERLLGELRTALDADDLGRDGLREKVDHLTEVVEAHFGREEEQLVPVLNGRSR, encoded by the coding sequence CGCCCATGAGGGAAGGGCCGGCGGGCCGTTCGAGAACGCTCGTCTCCTGCTGCTCACCACCACCGGCGCCCGCAGCGGCAGACCGCACACGGTGCCGCTCGCATTCCTGCCCGACGACCGGGGACGCCTGCTCGTGATCGCCTCGGCGGCGGGCTCGCCGCGCCATCCCGCCTGGTATCACAATCTTCGTGCCGACCCGAGGGTCACCGTGGAGATCGGCGCGTTCACGTTCGAGGCCGAGACCGAGATCCTCTCCGGATGGGAGCGCGACGAGACGTTCGCCCGTATCGTCGCGGCCATTCCGAAGTGGGCGGAGTACCAGCGAAAGACCGATCGCGTCATTCCCGTCGTGGCACTGACACTCGGGGAGGCCGAGCCGAGCGACCGCCGGCGAGGCGACGAACTCGTCGCCGTCCACGACATGTTCCGGCGCGAGCTGGCACTCGTTCGTCACGAGATCTCCGGTTCGGGACCCCGGTTGGGAGCTCAACTACGAATCAACTGCCTGATGGTCTGTCGCGGACTGAGCCGTCACCACGTGACGGAGGATGCGGAGCTGTTTCCCGTCCTCGACGAGGAACATCCCGAACTCGGCCCGGTGGTGCGGCGACTGCGTGCCGAACACGAGGCGGTCGAGCGGCTCCTCGGTGAGCTGCGGACGGCGCTCGACGCCGACGACCTCGGCCGTGACGGGCTCCGGGAGAAGGTGGATCACCTCACCGAGGTGGTCGAGGCCCACTTCGGCCGCGAGGAGGAACAGCTCGTGCCCGTGCTGAACGGCAGGTCACGGTGA